In a genomic window of Primulina huaijiensis isolate GDHJ02 chromosome 10, ASM1229523v2, whole genome shotgun sequence:
- the LOC140986315 gene encoding ubiquitin receptor RAD23c-like isoform X2 produces the protein MKIFVKTLKGTHFEIEVKSEDTVVDVKKNIEKVQGSDVYPAAQQMLIHQGKVLKDETTLEENKVAEKSFVVIMLTKNKASSSVPSTKTVAPSTSVRAIQPPNNTQLPIQPVTAAQTPASAIISPQAVSAPAPLAPAPPTLTPTPTPTPAPAPAPPASSVTDGYGQAASNIVAGSNLETTVQHILDMGCGSWDQDTVVRALRAAYNNPERAIDYLYSGIPEQADVRPVAQTPASGRTVNPSTLATQPAAVPSGGPNSNPLDLFPQGLPSLGSNAGGTLDFLRGSQQFQTLRAMVRANPQILEPMLQELGKQNPNLVRLIQEHQADFSRLINEPAEEDANILEQLGEAMPQAVTVTLEEREAIERLEAMGFDRDLVLEVYFACNKNEELAANYLLDHVHEFED, from the exons ATGAAGATTTTTGTGAAGACCTTGAAGGGAACTCACTTCGAGATCGAAGTGAAATCCGAAGACACG GTGGTGGATGTGAAGAAGAATATTGAAAAAGTGCAGGGTTCTGATGTCTATCCAGCTGCGCAGCAGATGCTTATCCATCAAGGAAAGGTTCTAAAGGATGAGACCACTTTGGAGGAGAACAAAGTTGCTGAAAAAAGTTTTGTTGTAATCATGTTGACTAAG AACAAGGCTTCATCAAGTGTTCCATCAACGAAGACCGTTGCACCATCTACTTCTGTGAGAGCA ATTCAACCTCCAAATAATACGCAGCTACCAATTCAGCCTGTAACAGCAGCCCAGACACCTGCATCAGCTATTATATC TCCACAAGCTGTTTCAGCTCCCGCTCCACTTGCACCTGCTCCGCCTACACTTACACCTACACCTACACCTACACCAGCTCCTGCTCCCGCTCCTCCTGCATC TTCTGTGACAGATGGTTATGGTCAAGCAGCATCAAATATTGTTGCTGGAAGTAACCTGGAGACCACTGTGCAACATATTCTTGATATGGGCTGTGGAAGTTGGGATCAAGATACAGTTGTTCGTGCTCTACGAGCTGCATATAATAATCCCGAGAGAGCCATTGATTACCTCTATTCT GGTATTCCCGAGCAAGCTGATGTTCGTCCTGTAGCTCAAACTCCTGCAAGTGGGCGGACTGTGAACCCTTCAACGCTGGCGACACAACCTGCAGCTGTACCCTCTGGTGGACCCAATTCTAATCCTTTAGACCTCTTTCCACAG GGTCTTCCGAGTTTGGGCTCCAATGCAGGGGGCACCTTAGATTTTCTCCGTGGTAGTCAACAG TTCCAAACATTGCGAGCAATGGTGCGAGCCAATCCTCAAATCTTGGAG CCTATGCTTCAAGAATTGGGAAAGCAAAATCCCAATCTGGTGAGATTGATTCAAGAGCATCAGGCAGATTTCTCGCGCCTAATCAATGAACCTGCTGAGGAGGATGC GAACATATTAGAGCAACTCGGTGAAGCAATGCCACAAGCTGTGACTGTCACCCTGGAAGAACGTGAAGCAATTGAACGT CTCGAAGCGATGGGTTTTGATCGAGATTTAGTGCTCGAAGTATACTTCGCGTGCAACAAGAACGAGGAGCTGGCTGCTAACTACCTACTAGATCACGTCCACGAGTTCGAGGACTGA
- the LOC140986315 gene encoding ubiquitin receptor RAD23c-like isoform X3, which produces MKIFVKTLKGTHFEIEVKSEDTVVDVKKNIEKVQGSDVYPAAQQMLIHQGKVLKDETTLEENKVAEKSFVVIMLTKNKASSSVPSTKTVAPSTSIQPPNNTQLPIQPVTAAQTPASAIISPQAVSAPAPLAPAPPTLTPTPTPTPAPAPAPPASLNSSVTDGYGQAASNIVAGSNLETTVQHILDMGCGSWDQDTVVRALRAAYNNPERAIDYLYSGIPEQADVRPVAQTPASGRTVNPSTLATQPAAVPSGGPNSNPLDLFPQGLPSLGSNAGGTLDFLRGSQQFQTLRAMVRANPQILEPMLQELGKQNPNLVRLIQEHQADFSRLINEPAEEDANILEQLGEAMPQAVTVTLEEREAIERLEAMGFDRDLVLEVYFACNKNEELAANYLLDHVHEFED; this is translated from the exons ATGAAGATTTTTGTGAAGACCTTGAAGGGAACTCACTTCGAGATCGAAGTGAAATCCGAAGACACG GTGGTGGATGTGAAGAAGAATATTGAAAAAGTGCAGGGTTCTGATGTCTATCCAGCTGCGCAGCAGATGCTTATCCATCAAGGAAAGGTTCTAAAGGATGAGACCACTTTGGAGGAGAACAAAGTTGCTGAAAAAAGTTTTGTTGTAATCATGTTGACTAAG AACAAGGCTTCATCAAGTGTTCCATCAACGAAGACCGTTGCACCATCTACTTCT ATTCAACCTCCAAATAATACGCAGCTACCAATTCAGCCTGTAACAGCAGCCCAGACACCTGCATCAGCTATTATATC TCCACAAGCTGTTTCAGCTCCCGCTCCACTTGCACCTGCTCCGCCTACACTTACACCTACACCTACACCTACACCAGCTCCTGCTCCCGCTCCTCCTGCATC TTTAAACAGTTCTGTGACAGATGGTTATGGTCAAGCAGCATCAAATATTGTTGCTGGAAGTAACCTGGAGACCACTGTGCAACATATTCTTGATATGGGCTGTGGAAGTTGGGATCAAGATACAGTTGTTCGTGCTCTACGAGCTGCATATAATAATCCCGAGAGAGCCATTGATTACCTCTATTCT GGTATTCCCGAGCAAGCTGATGTTCGTCCTGTAGCTCAAACTCCTGCAAGTGGGCGGACTGTGAACCCTTCAACGCTGGCGACACAACCTGCAGCTGTACCCTCTGGTGGACCCAATTCTAATCCTTTAGACCTCTTTCCACAG GGTCTTCCGAGTTTGGGCTCCAATGCAGGGGGCACCTTAGATTTTCTCCGTGGTAGTCAACAG TTCCAAACATTGCGAGCAATGGTGCGAGCCAATCCTCAAATCTTGGAG CCTATGCTTCAAGAATTGGGAAAGCAAAATCCCAATCTGGTGAGATTGATTCAAGAGCATCAGGCAGATTTCTCGCGCCTAATCAATGAACCTGCTGAGGAGGATGC GAACATATTAGAGCAACTCGGTGAAGCAATGCCACAAGCTGTGACTGTCACCCTGGAAGAACGTGAAGCAATTGAACGT CTCGAAGCGATGGGTTTTGATCGAGATTTAGTGCTCGAAGTATACTTCGCGTGCAACAAGAACGAGGAGCTGGCTGCTAACTACCTACTAGATCACGTCCACGAGTTCGAGGACTGA
- the LOC140986315 gene encoding ubiquitin receptor RAD23c-like isoform X4 produces the protein MKIFVKTLKGTHFEIEVKSEDTVVDVKKNIEKVQGSDVYPAAQQMLIHQGKVLKDETTLEENKVAEKSFVVIMLTKNKASSSVPSTKTVAPSTSIQPPNNTQLPIQPVTAAQTPASAIISPQAVSAPAPLAPAPPTLTPTPTPTPAPAPAPPASSVTDGYGQAASNIVAGSNLETTVQHILDMGCGSWDQDTVVRALRAAYNNPERAIDYLYSGIPEQADVRPVAQTPASGRTVNPSTLATQPAAVPSGGPNSNPLDLFPQGLPSLGSNAGGTLDFLRGSQQFQTLRAMVRANPQILEPMLQELGKQNPNLVRLIQEHQADFSRLINEPAEEDANILEQLGEAMPQAVTVTLEEREAIERLEAMGFDRDLVLEVYFACNKNEELAANYLLDHVHEFED, from the exons ATGAAGATTTTTGTGAAGACCTTGAAGGGAACTCACTTCGAGATCGAAGTGAAATCCGAAGACACG GTGGTGGATGTGAAGAAGAATATTGAAAAAGTGCAGGGTTCTGATGTCTATCCAGCTGCGCAGCAGATGCTTATCCATCAAGGAAAGGTTCTAAAGGATGAGACCACTTTGGAGGAGAACAAAGTTGCTGAAAAAAGTTTTGTTGTAATCATGTTGACTAAG AACAAGGCTTCATCAAGTGTTCCATCAACGAAGACCGTTGCACCATCTACTTCT ATTCAACCTCCAAATAATACGCAGCTACCAATTCAGCCTGTAACAGCAGCCCAGACACCTGCATCAGCTATTATATC TCCACAAGCTGTTTCAGCTCCCGCTCCACTTGCACCTGCTCCGCCTACACTTACACCTACACCTACACCTACACCAGCTCCTGCTCCCGCTCCTCCTGCATC TTCTGTGACAGATGGTTATGGTCAAGCAGCATCAAATATTGTTGCTGGAAGTAACCTGGAGACCACTGTGCAACATATTCTTGATATGGGCTGTGGAAGTTGGGATCAAGATACAGTTGTTCGTGCTCTACGAGCTGCATATAATAATCCCGAGAGAGCCATTGATTACCTCTATTCT GGTATTCCCGAGCAAGCTGATGTTCGTCCTGTAGCTCAAACTCCTGCAAGTGGGCGGACTGTGAACCCTTCAACGCTGGCGACACAACCTGCAGCTGTACCCTCTGGTGGACCCAATTCTAATCCTTTAGACCTCTTTCCACAG GGTCTTCCGAGTTTGGGCTCCAATGCAGGGGGCACCTTAGATTTTCTCCGTGGTAGTCAACAG TTCCAAACATTGCGAGCAATGGTGCGAGCCAATCCTCAAATCTTGGAG CCTATGCTTCAAGAATTGGGAAAGCAAAATCCCAATCTGGTGAGATTGATTCAAGAGCATCAGGCAGATTTCTCGCGCCTAATCAATGAACCTGCTGAGGAGGATGC GAACATATTAGAGCAACTCGGTGAAGCAATGCCACAAGCTGTGACTGTCACCCTGGAAGAACGTGAAGCAATTGAACGT CTCGAAGCGATGGGTTTTGATCGAGATTTAGTGCTCGAAGTATACTTCGCGTGCAACAAGAACGAGGAGCTGGCTGCTAACTACCTACTAGATCACGTCCACGAGTTCGAGGACTGA
- the LOC140986315 gene encoding ubiquitin receptor RAD23c-like isoform X1 → MKIFVKTLKGTHFEIEVKSEDTVVDVKKNIEKVQGSDVYPAAQQMLIHQGKVLKDETTLEENKVAEKSFVVIMLTKNKASSSVPSTKTVAPSTSVRAIQPPNNTQLPIQPVTAAQTPASAIISPQAVSAPAPLAPAPPTLTPTPTPTPAPAPAPPASLNSSVTDGYGQAASNIVAGSNLETTVQHILDMGCGSWDQDTVVRALRAAYNNPERAIDYLYSGIPEQADVRPVAQTPASGRTVNPSTLATQPAAVPSGGPNSNPLDLFPQGLPSLGSNAGGTLDFLRGSQQFQTLRAMVRANPQILEPMLQELGKQNPNLVRLIQEHQADFSRLINEPAEEDANILEQLGEAMPQAVTVTLEEREAIERLEAMGFDRDLVLEVYFACNKNEELAANYLLDHVHEFED, encoded by the exons ATGAAGATTTTTGTGAAGACCTTGAAGGGAACTCACTTCGAGATCGAAGTGAAATCCGAAGACACG GTGGTGGATGTGAAGAAGAATATTGAAAAAGTGCAGGGTTCTGATGTCTATCCAGCTGCGCAGCAGATGCTTATCCATCAAGGAAAGGTTCTAAAGGATGAGACCACTTTGGAGGAGAACAAAGTTGCTGAAAAAAGTTTTGTTGTAATCATGTTGACTAAG AACAAGGCTTCATCAAGTGTTCCATCAACGAAGACCGTTGCACCATCTACTTCTGTGAGAGCA ATTCAACCTCCAAATAATACGCAGCTACCAATTCAGCCTGTAACAGCAGCCCAGACACCTGCATCAGCTATTATATC TCCACAAGCTGTTTCAGCTCCCGCTCCACTTGCACCTGCTCCGCCTACACTTACACCTACACCTACACCTACACCAGCTCCTGCTCCCGCTCCTCCTGCATC TTTAAACAGTTCTGTGACAGATGGTTATGGTCAAGCAGCATCAAATATTGTTGCTGGAAGTAACCTGGAGACCACTGTGCAACATATTCTTGATATGGGCTGTGGAAGTTGGGATCAAGATACAGTTGTTCGTGCTCTACGAGCTGCATATAATAATCCCGAGAGAGCCATTGATTACCTCTATTCT GGTATTCCCGAGCAAGCTGATGTTCGTCCTGTAGCTCAAACTCCTGCAAGTGGGCGGACTGTGAACCCTTCAACGCTGGCGACACAACCTGCAGCTGTACCCTCTGGTGGACCCAATTCTAATCCTTTAGACCTCTTTCCACAG GGTCTTCCGAGTTTGGGCTCCAATGCAGGGGGCACCTTAGATTTTCTCCGTGGTAGTCAACAG TTCCAAACATTGCGAGCAATGGTGCGAGCCAATCCTCAAATCTTGGAG CCTATGCTTCAAGAATTGGGAAAGCAAAATCCCAATCTGGTGAGATTGATTCAAGAGCATCAGGCAGATTTCTCGCGCCTAATCAATGAACCTGCTGAGGAGGATGC GAACATATTAGAGCAACTCGGTGAAGCAATGCCACAAGCTGTGACTGTCACCCTGGAAGAACGTGAAGCAATTGAACGT CTCGAAGCGATGGGTTTTGATCGAGATTTAGTGCTCGAAGTATACTTCGCGTGCAACAAGAACGAGGAGCTGGCTGCTAACTACCTACTAGATCACGTCCACGAGTTCGAGGACTGA
- the LOC140986907 gene encoding probable dolichyl pyrophosphate Man9GlcNAc2 alpha-1,3-glucosyltransferase, producing the protein MEKRKKKGSNNPPNPKPATELESESDPDANVWSFIATSETKSWFICISLFAALIRLAVGLHPYSGAATPPMFGDYEAQRHWMEITLNLPVKEWYRNSTANDLSYWGLDYPPLTAYQSYFHGIFLKLIDPASISLFASRGYESYIGKLLMRWTVLMSDLMIFFPAVLYFAKVYSKEKSIKEKSSMVWHTAMILLNPCLILIDHGHFQYNCISLGLTTAAVAAILSDRDLVGSGLFSLALNHKQMSAYYAPAFFGYLLGKCLRRQNPILQVSKLGLVVLGTFAVVWWPYLYSVEASLEVLSRLAPFERGLYEDYVANFWCTTSVVVKWKKLFTTQSLKLLTLASTISACLPSMIQLIRSPTKQSFLRGLLNSSLSFYLFSYQVHEKSILLPLLPASFLALEEPFIFRWFVYHALLSMFPLLSRDKLVLPYAALYGLFILFYHTPGARKDPKETDSIFATLKSLVFACSLVLHIVYLTITPPQKYPFLFEAIIMLLCCSQFLLIFMHSNTKQWMLTKLSTTNKKSL; encoded by the exons AtggagaagaggaagaagaaaggCTCCAACAACCCACCCAACCCAAAACCCGCAACCGAACTTGAATCCGAATCCGACCCAGATGCCAACGTCTGGTCGTTCATCGCCACAAGTGAAACCAAATCATGGTTCATCTGCATCAGCCTATTCGCGGCTTTGATCCGCCTGGCGGTGGGGCTCCACCCATACTCCGGCGCAGCCACGCCGCCTATGTTCGGGGACTATGAGGCCCAGCGACATTGGATGGAGATTACACTCAATCTTCCTGTTAAGGAATGGTATCGCAACAGCACGGCCAATGATCTCAGCTATTGGGGCCTTGACTATCCCCCTCTCACTGCGTACCAGAGTTACTTCCACGGAATTTTCCTGAAATTGATCGATCCTGCATCAATTTCGCTGTTTGCTTCTCGTGGATATGAGTCCTATATTGG GAAGCTGTTGATGAGGTGGACTGTTTTGATGTCTGATTTGATGATATTCTTTCCTGCAGTGCTTTATTTTGCAAAGGTGTACAGCAAAGAGAAATCGATTAAGGAAAAAAGCAGCATGGTTTGGCACACTGCAATGATTTTGTTGAATCCATGTCTCATTTTGATTGATCATGGCCATTTTCAG TACAATTGTATCAGTTTGGGGTTAACCACCGCAGCTGTTGCGGCGATTTTATCAGATAGAGACCTTGTTGGCTCTGGCCTGTTTAGCCTTGCTCTGAATCACAAGCAG ATGAGTGCATATTATGCTCCTGCCTTTTTTGGCTATCTCTTGGGCAAATGTCTCAGGCGTCAGAATCCTATTCTTCAGGTTTCAAAACTAGGTTTGGTGGTATTGGGAACCTTTGCTGTAGTTTGGTGGCCATATCTTTATTCTGTGGAAGCATCTTTGGAG GTTCTTTCTCGATTAGCACCTTTCGAGAGGGGTCTCTACGAGGATTATGTGGCAAATTTTTGGTGCACCACTTCAGTTGTCGTAAAATGGAAGAAATTGTTCACCACACAATCACTGAAACTTCTTACTCTTGCCTCAACTATATCTGCATGTTTACCATCAATGATTCAACTCATACGATCACCTACAAAACAAAGTTTTCTGCGTGGACTGCTCAACAGTTCTCTCTCATTCTATCTATTCTCATACCAAG TACATGAGAAATCTATCCTGCTACCGCTTCTGCCAGCGAGTTTCTTGGCCTTGGAAGAACCTTTTATTTTCCGGTGGTTCGTATATCATGCCCTGCTTTCCATGTTCCCTCTCTTGAGTCGTGACAAATTAGTTCTTCCGTATGCCGCTCTATATGGTCTCTTTATCCTTTTCTACCACACGCCCGGTGCAAGAAAAGATCCGAAAGAGACGGATTCCATTTTTGCCACTTTAAAATCTCTTGTTTTTGCATGCTCTCTTGTTCTTCATATAGTTTATCTGACCATAACTCCACCCCAAAAATACCCTTTCCTATTCGAAGCTATAATCATGCTTTTGTGTTGTTCCCAGTTTCTTTTGATATTTATGCATTCGAACACAAAGCAATGGATGCTAACCAAACTTTCTACTACCAACAAGAAGAGTCtttga